The following proteins are co-located in the Gordonia polyisoprenivorans genome:
- a CDS encoding lysylphosphatidylglycerol synthase transmembrane domain-containing protein, translating to MDVDGRQITVSGSLLQPLWRRTTDILRVVAATLMLVVVVVGSLITRNNWVDLEQSISRIIGVLSPTQADLVYLAYGLAILALPFVILLELLAARQWRMLWAYGAAAAITFLSLSISENGVSAPNWHFDRHQRFNSLVSQFLDDPRWIAMLAAVLTVSGPWLPARWRRWWWTLLLAFIPIHLVVSSVVPAGAVFGLSTGWLVGSIVVWVVGTPALVVPLESAVRVLGQRGIEVTALSIVTPAGTGPLGLEATSTSDESTSDSDDCGRVVIDLYGPNQHSAGLLRQFVRKIRLRTQETGPLQLSVSRMVEHRGLMAIAVGDVGLADSAPLAVASLDRGWTMYAHRTRRGRDLDAAITDTTPRALWEALQELHSHGIAHGDLRASRITVLDGTVLFGGFTHAEYGANENRMESDIAQMLASATELYGAGPAVTAAIDVLGEDRVLVASRRLTKTALPSRIRDGLADAKSTLSQAREEIVSQTGGEIQAAPITRFTRSQVIQLVLLVALVYVAYPFISTVPTFFGELRSLDWWWALMGLVVSMLTYVGAAAALWACADGVVSFRNLVIMQFGNTFAATTTPAGVGGLALSTRFLQKGGLGGVRATTAVALQQSVQVIVHVALLIVFTTLAGTSTNLEHFVPSTTVLYLVAGALLGVVGVFLLVPKLRHWLGTSLRPKVIELLTDILDVAREPKRLGTIVLGCATTTLGGALALWASVYAFGGQTSFVTVTVVTMIGGTLASAAPTPGGVGAVEAALIGGLAAFGLPSAVAVPAVLLYRVLTCWLPVFIGWPVMHWMTRKYMI from the coding sequence ATGGACGTCGACGGTCGGCAGATCACCGTGTCGGGGAGCCTGCTGCAACCGCTGTGGCGTCGCACCACCGACATCCTGCGGGTGGTGGCCGCAACGCTGATGCTCGTGGTGGTCGTGGTCGGCTCGCTCATCACCCGCAACAATTGGGTCGATCTCGAGCAGTCCATCTCCCGCATCATCGGGGTCCTGTCCCCCACCCAGGCCGACTTGGTCTACCTCGCCTACGGTCTGGCAATCCTCGCGCTGCCGTTCGTGATCCTGCTGGAACTGCTCGCCGCCCGTCAGTGGCGCATGTTGTGGGCCTACGGCGCCGCAGCGGCGATCACTTTCCTGTCGTTGTCCATCAGCGAGAACGGTGTCAGCGCACCCAACTGGCATTTCGACCGGCACCAGCGATTCAATTCGCTTGTCTCGCAATTCCTCGACGACCCGCGGTGGATCGCGATGCTCGCCGCGGTGTTGACCGTGTCCGGGCCGTGGTTGCCCGCCCGTTGGCGGCGCTGGTGGTGGACGCTGCTGCTGGCCTTCATCCCGATCCATCTCGTGGTCAGCTCCGTCGTTCCGGCCGGAGCGGTCTTCGGGTTGTCGACCGGCTGGTTGGTCGGGTCGATCGTCGTCTGGGTGGTGGGCACGCCCGCTCTGGTGGTACCGCTGGAGAGCGCTGTCCGGGTGCTGGGGCAACGGGGAATCGAGGTGACCGCGCTGTCGATCGTCACCCCTGCCGGTACCGGGCCTCTCGGGCTGGAGGCGACGTCGACGTCGGACGAGTCGACGTCGGACTCGGACGACTGCGGTCGCGTGGTCATCGACCTCTACGGCCCCAATCAGCACAGCGCCGGACTGCTCCGGCAGTTCGTCCGCAAGATCCGACTGCGAACCCAGGAGACCGGTCCGCTGCAGCTCTCGGTCAGCCGGATGGTCGAGCATCGCGGCCTGATGGCGATTGCCGTCGGCGACGTCGGGCTCGCCGACTCCGCTCCCCTCGCTGTCGCCTCCCTCGACCGGGGATGGACGATGTATGCCCACCGCACGCGTCGCGGCCGCGACCTCGACGCCGCGATCACCGACACCACGCCACGGGCGCTGTGGGAGGCCCTGCAGGAACTGCATTCACACGGGATCGCGCACGGTGATCTCCGGGCAAGTCGGATCACCGTTCTCGACGGGACCGTCCTGTTCGGTGGGTTCACCCACGCCGAGTACGGCGCCAACGAGAATCGGATGGAGTCCGACATCGCTCAGATGCTCGCGAGTGCCACCGAGTTGTACGGCGCCGGGCCCGCGGTCACCGCGGCCATCGATGTGCTCGGTGAGGATCGGGTTCTGGTCGCCTCCCGACGCCTCACCAAAACCGCTCTGCCCTCCCGTATCCGGGATGGTCTCGCCGACGCGAAATCCACGCTGTCGCAGGCGCGGGAGGAGATCGTCTCGCAAACCGGCGGCGAGATCCAGGCCGCCCCGATCACCCGGTTCACCCGCAGCCAGGTCATCCAACTCGTACTACTTGTCGCGCTCGTGTACGTGGCCTACCCGTTCATCAGCACCGTCCCGACCTTCTTCGGTGAACTGCGCAGCCTCGACTGGTGGTGGGCGCTGATGGGTTTGGTCGTGTCTATGCTCACCTATGTCGGCGCTGCCGCGGCGTTGTGGGCGTGCGCCGATGGCGTGGTCAGCTTCCGCAACCTGGTGATCATGCAGTTCGGCAACACCTTTGCCGCCACCACCACCCCGGCGGGTGTCGGCGGGCTCGCCCTGAGTACCCGGTTCCTGCAGAAGGGCGGTCTCGGCGGGGTCCGCGCGACGACGGCGGTCGCCCTGCAACAAAGTGTGCAGGTGATCGTCCACGTCGCGCTGTTGATCGTGTTCACCACGTTGGCCGGCACGTCGACCAACCTCGAACATTTCGTTCCCTCGACCACGGTGCTCTACCTGGTCGCCGGCGCTCTGCTCGGCGTCGTCGGTGTGTTCCTCCTCGTTCCCAAGCTTCGGCATTGGTTGGGAACGTCGTTGCGGCCCAAGGTGATCGAGTTACTGACTGACATCCTCGACGTGGCACGCGAGCCGAAGCGGCTCGGCACCATCGTCCTGGGTTGTGCCACCACGACTCTCGGCGGAGCGCTGGCACTGTGGGCCAGCGTGTACGCCTTCGGTGGGCAGACGTCGTTCGTCACCGTCACCGTGGTGACGATGATCGGCGGAACCCTGGCCTCGGCCGCCCCGACGCCCGGTGGAGTCGGCGCCGTCGAGGCCGCGCTGATCGGTGGACTCGCCGCCTTCGGCCTTCCCTCGGCGGTGGCGGTACCCGCGGTGCTGCTCTATCGCGTCCTGACCTGTTGGTTACCGGTCTTCATCGGGTGGCCGGTGATGCACTGGATGACCCGCAAGTACATGATCTGA
- a CDS encoding dihydrofolate reductase family protein yields MGIIQIELFSTLDLVGQSPGGPDEDPDGFPYGGWQVPLLNEVSGAQVVAAYTHTDALLLGRRTYDIFAGYWPNQDPQSSPFATLFNSIPKYVASTGDPELTWSGSQLLGPDLVSAVGELRNVHEHVTVVGSLNLVQTLVREALFDRLDLWVHPIVLGVGKKVFDQGVPPTVLTLVEPPTASPGGTVFLQYARADGTPGVGDIDAQS; encoded by the coding sequence ATGGGCATCATCCAGATCGAACTATTCTCGACGCTGGATCTAGTCGGCCAATCACCCGGTGGCCCGGATGAGGATCCCGACGGCTTCCCGTACGGCGGGTGGCAGGTACCGCTGCTCAACGAGGTCAGTGGAGCGCAGGTCGTCGCCGCCTACACGCACACCGATGCTCTGCTCCTCGGTCGTCGGACGTATGACATCTTTGCCGGGTACTGGCCGAATCAGGACCCCCAATCGTCGCCGTTCGCCACGCTCTTCAACAGCATTCCCAAGTATGTTGCGTCAACCGGTGATCCGGAGTTGACCTGGTCGGGCTCACAACTTCTCGGCCCCGACCTGGTGTCCGCCGTCGGTGAACTCCGGAACGTGCACGAGCACGTGACCGTGGTCGGCAGCCTGAATCTGGTACAGACACTCGTGCGGGAGGCGCTGTTCGATCGACTCGATCTGTGGGTGCACCCGATCGTGCTGGGCGTGGGTAAGAAGGTGTTCGATCAGGGCGTGCCGCCCACGGTGCTGACGCTCGTCGAGCCGCCGACGGCGTCGCCCGGCGGAACGGTCTTCCTGCAGTACGCGCGAGCCGACGGGACGCCGGGGGTCGGTGACATCGACGCACAGTCGTGA
- a CDS encoding SRPBCC domain-containing protein, whose product MSIERRLARAEFTLTRDYPAPVHRVWDAFADEHEKLSWWGGGDSVDPIEWAFDFRVGGRDVAEGRFHDGPVSRYVATYTDIVEHNRIVTTYDMWIDGLHMSTSVASLEFESVDAGTRFTHAEHGVFFDRFWADGPNREKGTRGLLDALGAYLG is encoded by the coding sequence ATGAGCATCGAACGTCGGCTCGCGCGCGCCGAATTCACCCTGACCCGCGACTATCCCGCGCCGGTGCACCGCGTCTGGGATGCCTTTGCCGATGAACACGAGAAACTCTCCTGGTGGGGCGGGGGCGACTCGGTGGATCCCATCGAATGGGCCTTCGACTTCCGGGTCGGCGGCCGTGACGTCGCCGAGGGCAGATTCCACGACGGCCCGGTCTCGCGGTATGTGGCCACCTACACCGACATTGTCGAGCACAACCGCATCGTCACGACATACGACATGTGGATCGACGGCCTTCACATGTCGACGTCGGTGGCATCGCTGGAGTTCGAATCGGTGGATGCGGGAACGCGATTCACCCACGCCGAACACGGGGTGTTCTTCGACCGGTTCTGGGCCGACGGGCCCAACCGGGAGAAGGGCACGCGCGGCTTGCTCGACGCGCTGGGTGCTTATCTCGGCTGA
- a CDS encoding dihydrofolate reductase family protein, with the protein MTRVRIDMFVSLDGYTSMGGESPDNPMGEDWGRLTASYTATRTFHERVFGDTSGAGTTGVDDTYAAAHFEGIGAEIIGASMFGLHAYPDDPDWKGWWGDEPPFGTPVYVLSHTAPRPPIEMQGGTTFHFRSGAVDDVLAEASAAAAGLDVRVGGGVRTAREFLRAGLVDHLHLMVAPIVLGRGMRLWDDLPALDRTHKVTTEVAESGTIHVTFTR; encoded by the coding sequence ATGACCCGCGTTCGCATCGACATGTTTGTTTCACTCGACGGATACACCTCCATGGGCGGCGAATCCCCCGACAACCCGATGGGCGAGGACTGGGGGCGGCTCACCGCGTCCTACACGGCCACCCGCACCTTTCACGAACGAGTCTTCGGCGATACCAGCGGCGCAGGCACCACCGGCGTCGACGACACTTATGCCGCAGCGCATTTCGAGGGGATCGGCGCCGAGATCATCGGGGCATCGATGTTCGGGCTGCACGCTTACCCTGACGACCCGGACTGGAAGGGCTGGTGGGGTGACGAACCGCCGTTCGGTACGCCGGTCTACGTCCTGAGCCACACCGCGCCACGTCCCCCGATCGAGATGCAGGGCGGGACCACCTTCCATTTCCGCAGCGGCGCAGTCGACGACGTGCTCGCCGAAGCGTCCGCCGCGGCTGCTGGACTCGACGTGCGCGTCGGCGGTGGGGTACGCACCGCCCGCGAGTTCCTGCGGGCGGGACTCGTCGACCACCTACATCTCATGGTCGCCCCGATCGTCCTCGGCCGAGGGATGCGGCTGTGGGACGACCTGCCCGCCCTCGACCGCACCCACAAGGTGACCACCGAGGTCGCCGAGAGCGGCACCATCCACGTCACCTTCACCCGATAG
- a CDS encoding ArsR/SmtB family transcription factor, with protein sequence MPKYHDDLDTVLRALADPTRRAVVERLATSPAVVSEVAAPFPMALPSFMQHLRVLEEAGIIVSHKVGRVRTVSLRPGSLDVLHVWLGEQRTPAEHQADRLGIHLTRTTRKET encoded by the coding sequence GTGCCTAAGTATCACGACGATCTCGACACGGTGCTCCGCGCTCTCGCGGACCCGACTCGTCGCGCCGTCGTCGAACGGTTGGCAACCTCGCCGGCCGTCGTATCCGAAGTCGCGGCACCGTTCCCGATGGCATTGCCGTCGTTCATGCAGCATCTGCGGGTACTCGAAGAAGCCGGAATCATCGTGTCGCACAAGGTTGGACGGGTTCGCACCGTCAGCCTGCGCCCCGGTTCACTCGATGTGTTGCATGTCTGGCTCGGCGAGCAGCGCACTCCTGCAGAACACCAGGCCGATCGGCTCGGCATCCATCTGACCCGCACGACTCGCAAGGAGACCTGA
- a CDS encoding DUF6319 family protein yields the protein MNTSPQSSSAAPKAPRRAKTTTAAVSVTLTSTSAGSWAVSVSQGSKKTVKATEVTADRVARAMRELGNDAAIAAVDEVISAAREAAQRRIDELSHELETARAALAHLEDQASDS from the coding sequence GTGAACACGAGTCCGCAGAGTTCGAGCGCTGCTCCGAAGGCGCCACGGCGAGCGAAGACCACGACAGCCGCCGTGAGCGTCACGCTCACCTCAACCTCCGCAGGAAGCTGGGCCGTTTCGGTGTCGCAGGGCAGCAAGAAAACCGTCAAGGCGACCGAGGTGACCGCTGATCGCGTGGCGCGGGCGATGCGCGAACTCGGTAACGACGCGGCCATCGCTGCCGTCGACGAGGTCATCAGCGCAGCGCGCGAGGCGGCGCAACGCAGGATCGACGAACTCAGTCACGAACTCGAAACCGCGCGTGCGGCATTGGCGCATCTTGAGGATCAGGCGTCGGATAGCTGA
- a CDS encoding tetratricopeptide repeat protein, with amino-acid sequence MNTDDDALDDHELEAAIAHGFDQRDRANMQPTITYFEDLLARHPGHAAVLYELAGSYDTAGDGVRAEALYREALAAGLSGDRLTRCLLQRGSTLRNLGQLDESLAVLADACQRFPRSHALRVFHALSVHADGRAATSLAMVLELMADEMRDGDIPRYEAAIRGNAQYSRDLDSGGADSA; translated from the coding sequence GTGAATACCGACGATGACGCACTCGACGATCACGAACTCGAAGCAGCCATTGCCCACGGATTCGACCAGCGGGACCGCGCGAACATGCAGCCGACGATCACGTACTTCGAGGACTTGCTCGCGCGTCATCCCGGACACGCTGCCGTCTTGTACGAGTTGGCGGGCTCCTACGACACAGCCGGCGATGGGGTCCGGGCGGAGGCGTTGTATCGAGAAGCCTTGGCCGCCGGGCTATCCGGTGACCGTCTGACACGCTGCCTACTCCAACGCGGAAGCACCCTGCGCAACCTCGGGCAGCTTGACGAGTCCCTTGCCGTTCTTGCTGACGCGTGCCAACGCTTTCCGAGATCGCACGCGTTGCGCGTCTTTCACGCCCTCAGTGTTCATGCTGACGGTCGGGCCGCGACTTCCCTCGCGATGGTGCTCGAGCTCATGGCCGACGAGATGAGGGACGGAGACATCCCACGCTACGAGGCGGCGATCAGAGGTAACGCGCAGTACTCACGAGATCTCGACAGCGGCGGCGCCGACAGCGCATAG
- a CDS encoding SDR family NAD(P)-dependent oxidoreductase, whose protein sequence is MTQVALVTGTSSGMGMYAAVELARRGVRVVATMRDTGRSGRLRDAAADAGVELDIRALDVVDHTAAARLVAEVVSDHGAIDVLVNNAGQGCVATAEQLSMSEIQAQLDVNYLAPVNLTKLVLPGMRERRSGSILTVTSVGGVVGQPFADAYCGAKFAVEGFMQSLAVVAESCNVHVAVIEPAAVASDFVSNAERPEGADAYGPLLDAYLSRTAGAFANAQTAQSAALAIADAAMAESFRFRWQSSDAATTFAGISLADLDGERVLEVTRTWLTAER, encoded by the coding sequence ATGACACAAGTAGCACTCGTCACCGGCACCTCCTCCGGCATGGGCATGTACGCGGCGGTCGAGCTCGCTCGCCGCGGCGTGCGGGTCGTCGCCACCATGCGCGACACCGGTCGATCCGGTCGATTGCGTGACGCTGCGGCCGACGCCGGCGTCGAGCTCGACATCCGAGCGCTGGACGTGGTCGATCACACTGCCGCCGCCCGCCTGGTCGCCGAGGTGGTAAGTGACCACGGCGCGATCGATGTTTTGGTCAACAACGCGGGTCAGGGCTGTGTGGCGACCGCCGAGCAATTGTCGATGTCGGAAATCCAGGCGCAGCTGGATGTGAATTACCTTGCCCCGGTGAATCTCACGAAGCTCGTCTTGCCGGGTATGCGGGAACGCCGCAGCGGCAGCATCCTGACGGTCACGAGTGTGGGTGGCGTCGTCGGACAACCATTCGCCGACGCCTATTGCGGCGCCAAGTTCGCCGTCGAAGGATTCATGCAGTCTCTGGCGGTGGTCGCCGAGAGCTGCAACGTGCATGTCGCGGTTATCGAACCCGCCGCCGTGGCGAGCGACTTCGTCTCCAACGCTGAGCGTCCCGAAGGTGCCGACGCCTACGGTCCGCTGCTCGACGCCTATCTCAGCCGAACCGCCGGTGCGTTCGCCAACGCGCAGACTGCTCAGAGCGCGGCGCTCGCCATCGCTGACGCCGCGATGGCCGAGAGTTTCCGATTCCGGTGGCAGAGTTCGGACGCGGCAACGACTTTCGCCGGTATCTCGCTGGCCGATCTCGATGGCGAGCGCGTCCTGGAAGTCACCCGTACCTGGCTCACCGCCGAACGGTAG
- a CDS encoding acyl-CoA thioesterase encodes MKQLGRQALVDEFSAKPIGEGTWSADIDRSWWGWSGPHGGVIAALAVHAAAAAVPDRLVRALDLRFVGRPADGELVLTPHEKKIGGSTRIVDVGITQGDHDVAAATVTLGRVGSASPQDIVDVSTDVVARPEDCEPFMIPPEIVPMGGHLDLRPTDGALPLTGSEDAWMRAWISTRTPMSMDFAYLALLADCLPPGVFPTLSAPLAVPTVAFSMHATAALDDPSPAPVLVHTRNASTSGGWSVDDTTLRDESGRLLATARQSRRVLGWPAR; translated from the coding sequence GTGAAACAACTCGGTAGGCAGGCGCTGGTTGATGAGTTCTCGGCCAAACCGATTGGTGAGGGCACGTGGTCGGCCGACATCGATCGCTCATGGTGGGGGTGGTCCGGTCCGCATGGCGGGGTGATCGCGGCTCTGGCTGTCCACGCGGCAGCGGCGGCCGTACCGGATCGATTGGTGCGAGCGCTCGACCTCCGATTTGTTGGACGACCTGCCGACGGCGAACTCGTCCTGACTCCCCATGAGAAGAAGATCGGCGGCAGCACGCGCATTGTCGATGTCGGCATCACCCAGGGCGACCACGATGTCGCGGCCGCCACGGTGACCCTGGGCCGGGTGGGGTCGGCGTCCCCCCAGGACATCGTGGATGTGTCGACGGATGTCGTCGCGCGTCCCGAGGACTGCGAACCATTCATGATCCCGCCCGAGATCGTTCCGATGGGTGGACATCTCGACCTACGTCCCACCGACGGCGCGCTCCCGCTGACCGGTTCGGAGGATGCCTGGATGCGGGCGTGGATTTCGACGAGAACACCGATGTCGATGGATTTCGCCTATCTCGCGCTTCTTGCCGATTGCCTTCCGCCCGGGGTCTTTCCGACGCTCTCGGCTCCCCTGGCCGTCCCGACTGTCGCGTTCTCGATGCACGCGACCGCCGCGCTCGACGACCCGTCGCCCGCGCCCGTCCTCGTCCACACGCGGAATGCGTCGACATCAGGAGGGTGGTCAGTCGATGACACGACCTTGCGGGATGAGTCGGGACGGTTGCTGGCCACGGCACGCCAGAGTCGGCGGGTCCTCGGGTGGCCTGCCCGGTGA
- a CDS encoding GyrI-like domain-containing protein: MTKTDFKKELAAYRSSSKAFEIVDVPPLQYLMVDGHGDPNTGQEYADAVAALYSVAYKLKFASKKELGKDYVVMPLESLWSAEDMDAFTDRRDKSQWDWTAMIMVPDWITPEMFDAAIAKAANKNPPVSLDRVRLETLHEGLSVQRLHIGSYDDEAGTLAEMHHTFIPTAGLKPTGKHHEIYFNDFRKVEPAKLRTILRQPVERV; this comes from the coding sequence ATGACGAAGACAGACTTCAAGAAAGAGCTGGCCGCCTACCGTTCCAGCTCCAAGGCGTTTGAGATCGTGGACGTCCCACCACTGCAGTACCTCATGGTCGACGGCCACGGCGACCCCAACACCGGCCAGGAATACGCCGACGCCGTTGCCGCACTGTACTCCGTCGCCTACAAACTCAAGTTCGCGAGCAAGAAAGAGCTCGGCAAGGATTACGTCGTCATGCCCCTCGAATCGCTCTGGTCGGCCGAGGACATGGACGCTTTCACCGACAGGCGCGACAAATCCCAATGGGACTGGACAGCCATGATCATGGTCCCCGACTGGATCACCCCCGAGATGTTCGACGCTGCGATCGCCAAGGCCGCCAACAAGAACCCGCCCGTGAGCCTCGACAGGGTGCGATTGGAGACGCTCCACGAGGGACTCTCCGTTCAACGGCTTCACATCGGCTCCTACGACGACGAGGCCGGCACGCTGGCCGAGATGCACCACACCTTCATCCCGACTGCGGGGCTGAAGCCAACGGGAAAACACCACGAGATCTACTTCAACGACTTCCGCAAGGTTGAGCCCGCGAAGCTGCGCACCATCCTCAGGCAGCCCGTCGAACGAGTGTGA
- a CDS encoding VWA domain-containing protein → MPTLPWHRPPESFLDSEQLRLCRAWQTDGRFGLLLVGDAGRREAVMAFLRPDSAMTITAAMTDADVTVDETATGSPMLSVLDRAATPAGVIIPAADLIDPVVAALLDCDRILASAPDVESVPPVLLSRVTVVVGLGVTPTTRSRRLPSLDGVSRLDWAVRTLAANGIDDHRLDIGTVCCLDAVSAAGGSPSTVLAHNIIEPRLGPLVEAATLAPSAVDPAQVDAPAAGDTVEELDADEAEVARLVDLGAARASMPEWVSVSVARRYLQQRRPGRRGAVGRTRRGRVRRVVEYDAALGLDMHSTLTAAGRRGRLDRDALRSSIHVRRGGRLTIVIVDRSDSMSGVRGRVAAGRAIGAIEQSIANRSKVAVIVARGATAQLVVEPTRDLRDAYEVIAALQSGGGTPLASAFLLAVGVIDDEPESAARVLVVSDGGSNVRLEEEVADRTESAVAQAENALGLLVARCEQVVVVPTANPGVRIRPDDLAWLRRAGAVVRPG, encoded by the coding sequence ATGCCCACGCTGCCCTGGCATCGCCCGCCGGAGTCGTTCCTCGACTCCGAACAACTGCGTCTCTGCAGGGCCTGGCAGACCGACGGCCGCTTCGGCCTGCTGTTGGTGGGCGACGCAGGCCGTCGGGAGGCGGTGATGGCATTTCTTCGCCCCGACTCCGCGATGACGATCACCGCCGCCATGACCGACGCCGACGTCACCGTCGATGAAACCGCCACCGGGTCACCGATGCTCTCCGTGCTCGACCGGGCCGCGACACCCGCCGGAGTCATCATTCCCGCCGCCGACCTGATCGACCCGGTGGTCGCAGCGCTCCTCGACTGCGACCGGATTCTCGCGTCGGCACCGGACGTCGAGAGCGTGCCACCGGTACTCCTCTCCCGCGTTACGGTCGTCGTCGGGCTGGGCGTGACTCCAACCACTCGATCCCGGCGATTGCCCTCGCTGGACGGCGTATCGCGCCTCGATTGGGCGGTGCGCACGCTGGCCGCCAACGGTATCGACGATCACCGTCTCGACATCGGCACCGTGTGTTGCCTGGACGCGGTGTCCGCGGCGGGCGGTTCACCCTCGACGGTGCTGGCCCACAACATCATCGAACCGCGGCTCGGGCCATTGGTCGAGGCCGCGACCCTCGCGCCGTCGGCCGTCGATCCGGCTCAGGTGGACGCACCTGCCGCGGGAGACACCGTGGAAGAGCTCGACGCCGACGAGGCCGAGGTGGCGCGGCTGGTCGACCTCGGTGCAGCCCGCGCGTCAATGCCGGAATGGGTGTCGGTGTCGGTCGCGCGGCGCTACCTGCAGCAGCGCCGCCCCGGACGCCGGGGTGCGGTGGGGCGCACGAGACGAGGTCGGGTCAGACGTGTCGTCGAGTACGATGCGGCGCTCGGTCTTGACATGCATTCGACGCTGACCGCAGCCGGCCGACGGGGCCGTCTTGATCGGGATGCCTTGCGAAGCAGCATCCACGTGCGTCGAGGAGGTCGCCTGACGATCGTCATCGTCGACCGGTCCGACTCCATGAGCGGCGTCCGTGGACGCGTGGCGGCCGGCAGGGCGATCGGCGCGATCGAACAGTCCATCGCCAACCGGTCGAAAGTGGCGGTCATCGTGGCCCGCGGTGCTACAGCGCAACTCGTGGTCGAACCCACCCGCGACCTCCGGGACGCGTACGAGGTCATCGCGGCGCTGCAGTCCGGTGGCGGCACGCCATTGGCGTCGGCTTTCCTGCTCGCCGTCGGGGTGATCGACGACGAACCGGAGTCCGCTGCCCGCGTCCTGGTGGTGTCCGACGGCGGGTCGAACGTCCGCCTCGAGGAGGAGGTTGCCGACCGTACGGAAAGTGCTGTGGCACAGGCCGAGAACGCACTCGGACTCCTCGTGGCCCGGTGTGAGCAGGTCGTGGTGGTGCCGACGGCCAATCCCGGCGTGCGAATCCGACCTGATGACCTCGCATGGCTGCGCCGCGCCGGCGCGGTGGTGCGGCCCGGATGA
- a CDS encoding ATP-binding protein, protein MTPTYPFTAVLGHDEFKTALLLTAVDPGISGVLAMGDRGTAKSTLIRALGELLAISGIDAPVVDLPLGATEDRVVGALDVDRALRHGEAVFRPGLLADAHGGYLYIDEVNLLDDFVVDLLLDVAASGINIVERDGLSHRHPARFVLVGSGNPEEGQLRPQLEDRFGLSTHVQTITDVGLRTQIVRQRLDYDSDPDVFAERFSVRQHHLAQRLAAARADLEGVEVDDQILSDAVRLCVEVDAVGHRGEVMLIRAARALAALRRHPTVTRGDLADAAIPVLRHRIPREPFGRPTVATARVRNAVVSVVGHVAA, encoded by the coding sequence ATGACCCCCACCTATCCCTTCACCGCCGTCCTCGGTCACGACGAGTTCAAGACTGCTCTGCTGCTGACCGCCGTCGACCCGGGGATCTCCGGTGTCCTGGCAATGGGCGATCGAGGCACGGCCAAGTCCACACTCATCCGTGCGCTCGGGGAGCTCCTGGCGATCTCCGGTATCGATGCCCCGGTCGTCGACCTGCCGCTCGGTGCCACCGAGGATCGCGTGGTGGGAGCACTCGACGTCGATCGCGCACTTCGACACGGCGAAGCGGTGTTCCGGCCAGGGCTGCTCGCCGACGCCCACGGTGGTTACCTCTACATCGATGAGGTCAACCTGCTCGACGACTTCGTGGTGGACCTGTTGCTCGACGTTGCGGCGAGCGGGATCAACATCGTCGAACGGGACGGGCTGAGTCATCGGCATCCGGCGCGCTTCGTGCTCGTCGGGTCCGGCAACCCCGAGGAGGGCCAGTTGCGTCCTCAGCTGGAGGACCGGTTCGGTCTGTCCACGCACGTGCAGACCATCACCGATGTCGGCTTGCGGACCCAGATCGTCCGTCAGCGTCTCGACTACGATTCCGATCCCGACGTTTTCGCGGAACGCTTCTCGGTTCGCCAGCACCACCTGGCGCAACGCCTTGCCGCCGCGCGCGCCGACCTCGAGGGTGTGGAGGTCGATGATCAGATCCTGTCGGATGCCGTCCGGCTGTGCGTCGAGGTGGATGCTGTGGGGCACCGCGGTGAGGTGATGCTGATCCGAGCCGCGCGCGCACTGGCCGCGTTGCGTCGACACCCGACCGTGACGCGGGGTGACCTGGCCGATGCTGCGATTCCGGTGCTGCGCCATCGGATTCCGCGTGAGCCCTTCGGCCGCCCGACGGTGGCGACCGCGCGGGTACGCAACGCGGTCGTGTCAGTCGTCGGGCACGTCGCGGCGTAG